The proteins below are encoded in one region of Planctopirus limnophila DSM 3776:
- the pdeM gene encoding ligase-associated DNA damage response endonuclease PdeM, which yields METLAEPTSATKGDLQLLVAGETLRLLPEKAIYWERCSTLLVADTHWGKAASFRAASIPIPQGTTQADLERLSQVIERTHATRLIVLGDLLHSREGRSAATFEKVTQWRRRHENLRIELIQGNHDLQAGLPLADWKIVVARPPVIELPFVWQHEPMPHAEGFVLAGHIHPSIVLKGLARQTLRLPCFHLQQNQLTLPAFSSFAGGYNIKPGRGDRIFPVADTGVVEIPCN from the coding sequence CTTCTGCAACGAAAGGTGATCTGCAGCTCCTGGTGGCTGGTGAAACCCTGCGGTTACTTCCAGAAAAAGCCATCTATTGGGAGCGATGCTCGACATTACTGGTCGCTGATACCCACTGGGGCAAGGCAGCCAGTTTTCGGGCTGCCTCGATTCCCATCCCCCAGGGAACGACTCAGGCCGATCTGGAACGACTGAGCCAGGTCATCGAGCGAACTCACGCCACTCGCCTGATCGTGCTGGGCGACTTATTGCACAGCCGCGAGGGAAGATCGGCGGCGACATTCGAGAAAGTCACGCAGTGGCGCCGAAGACACGAAAATCTCCGCATCGAACTCATTCAGGGGAACCATGACCTGCAGGCGGGATTGCCACTGGCTGACTGGAAGATCGTTGTCGCACGTCCTCCCGTTATCGAATTGCCTTTTGTCTGGCAGCATGAGCCAATGCCTCACGCTGAGGGGTTTGTTCTGGCGGGGCATATTCATCCTTCAATTGTACTGAAGGGTCTGGCCCGGCAAACACTGCGGCTGCCGTGCTTTCATCTGCAGCAGAACCAGTTAACGCTCCCGGCCTTCAGCAGTTTCGCTGGTGGGTACAACATTAAGCCTGGCCGGGGAGATCGGATCTTTCCCGTGGCTGACACAGGCGTTGTCGAAATTCCTTGCAATTGA